A section of the Desulfobacteraceae bacterium genome encodes:
- a CDS encoding OmpH family outer membrane protein — MPKSVQAVVAVLFTLVLCSAASGADVARIGVVDLAKVFEQAQAGKAAQAEIKQRIKAMEAELKKLGAPIEDLEKRLEREAAGMSKEMREEREREYRLKFGDFQASERRFQAELKDLENRLVQRIREEVRGIIEEIGKKEGYLLIINKAGVLYSPSSNDLTDQVIQIYDDRLARAAAAAGKPGSP, encoded by the coding sequence ATGCCCAAGAGCGTCCAGGCCGTCGTGGCGGTCCTTTTTACGCTGGTGCTCTGCAGCGCCGCATCCGGCGCTGATGTGGCCAGGATCGGGGTCGTCGATCTGGCCAAGGTCTTCGAGCAGGCGCAAGCCGGCAAAGCTGCCCAGGCGGAAATAAAACAAAGAATTAAGGCGATGGAGGCCGAGCTGAAGAAGTTGGGCGCCCCGATCGAGGACCTCGAAAAGCGGTTGGAGCGGGAAGCCGCCGGTATGAGCAAAGAAATGCGCGAGGAGCGGGAGCGCGAGTACCGCCTCAAGTTTGGCGATTTCCAAGCCTCCGAGCGGCGCTTTCAAGCCGAACTGAAAGACCTGGAAAACCGCCTTGTCCAGCGCATCCGGGAGGAGGTCCGGGGCATCATCGAAGAGATCGGCAAAAAAGAGGGTTACCTCCTGATAATCAACAAAGCGGGCGTCCTGTATTCGCCGAGCAGCAACGATCTCACCGACCAGGTGATCCAGATCTACGACGACCGCTTGGCCCGCGCCGCGGCGGCGGCCGGCAAACCCGGCAGCCCGTGA
- the fabZ gene encoding 3-hydroxyacyl-ACP dehydratase FabZ has translation MNPYPIQKIMAYLPHRYPFLLVDRVLEIVPREHIVALKNVTINEPFFQGHFPGNPIMPGVLIVEALAQAGGILAYESLPPERRGQEVYFMGFNNVKFRKPVVPGDQLIFRVNFLRQRGNAFKMAGRAEVAETLVAEAECLASIGEKG, from the coding sequence ATGAACCCCTACCCCATCCAGAAAATCATGGCATACCTGCCCCACCGCTACCCGTTTCTCCTGGTGGACCGGGTGCTTGAAATCGTGCCGCGCGAACATATCGTGGCCCTTAAAAACGTGACCATCAACGAACCTTTTTTTCAGGGGCATTTCCCGGGAAACCCCATCATGCCCGGCGTTCTGATCGTGGAGGCCCTGGCCCAGGCCGGCGGGATTCTCGCCTACGAGTCGCTGCCGCCCGAGCGCCGCGGCCAGGAAGTGTATTTCATGGGCTTCAACAACGTCAAGTTCAGGAAGCCGGTGGTGCCCGGGGACCAGCTGATTTTCCGGGTCAATTTCCTGCGGCAGCGGGGAAACGCCTTCAAGATGGCCGGCAGGGCGGAGGTGGCCGAAACCCTGGTGGC
- the lpxD gene encoding UDP-3-O-(3-hydroxymyristoyl)glucosamine N-acyltransferase — protein sequence MTLTLAAIAQLVGGEVCGDPAKTVVGAAAFETAAPDEIALAGTPRYLKRIDATRAGALMVPPGFEAAGRNLVRVENPAAAFARLLSVLHPLPRPAAGISPAAVIGGGFSVGVEPAIAPMVFIGENVSLGDRVAVHPGVFIGDEVAIGDDTTIFPNVTIMRRCRIGRRVILNPGSVIGADGFGFAPEGEGYRKIPHTGSVRIDDDCEIGALNTIDRATFGATWIKHGVKTDNLVHIAHNVTVGENSVIVAQVGISGSTVIGKHAVLAGQAGIAGHLTIGDHVTVGPQAGVGKSIASGAVVSSGLPAMTHRTWLRVVREVPRLPELARRLAELEKRLKTLEEKK from the coding sequence ATGACCCTAACCCTCGCGGCGATTGCGCAGCTGGTGGGCGGCGAGGTCTGCGGCGACCCCGCAAAGACCGTCGTCGGCGCCGCCGCCTTTGAAACCGCCGCCCCCGATGAAATCGCCCTGGCGGGGACCCCCCGCTACCTCAAGCGGATCGACGCCACCCGCGCCGGTGCCCTGATGGTGCCGCCGGGCTTCGAGGCCGCCGGCCGCAATCTTGTCCGGGTGGAAAACCCCGCCGCCGCCTTTGCCCGCCTGTTGAGCGTATTGCACCCGCTTCCGCGGCCGGCGGCCGGGATCAGTCCCGCGGCCGTGATCGGCGGCGGCTTCAGCGTCGGTGTGGAGCCCGCCATCGCGCCGATGGTCTTCATCGGCGAAAACGTCAGCTTGGGGGATCGGGTGGCGGTTCACCCCGGGGTTTTCATCGGCGACGAGGTCGCTATCGGCGACGACACCACGATTTTTCCCAACGTCACCATCATGCGGCGTTGCCGGATCGGGCGGCGGGTGATCCTCAACCCGGGGTCGGTCATCGGCGCCGACGGCTTCGGCTTTGCCCCGGAGGGCGAGGGCTACCGCAAAATTCCCCACACCGGCAGCGTCCGAATCGACGACGACTGCGAAATCGGCGCCCTGAACACCATCGATCGGGCCACCTTCGGTGCCACCTGGATCAAACATGGGGTCAAAACCGACAACCTGGTCCACATCGCCCACAACGTCACCGTCGGTGAAAATTCCGTTATCGTCGCCCAGGTGGGAATTTCCGGCAGCACCGTAATCGGCAAGCACGCGGTGCTGGCGGGGCAGGCGGGCATCGCCGGCCACCTGACCATCGGCGATCATGTGACCGTGGGACCCCAGGCGGGGGTCGGCAAATCCATCGCCAGCGGCGCGGTGGTCTCCTCGGGGCTGCCCGCCATGACGCACCGCACGTGGCTGCGGGTGGTCCGGGAGGTGCCGCGGCTGCCGGAGCTGGCGCGTCGCCTGGCCGAGCTTGAAAAGCGTCTCAAAACGTTAGAGGAAAAAAAATGA